In one Moritella sp. 5 genomic region, the following are encoded:
- the purE gene encoding 5-(carboxyamino)imidazole ribonucleotide mutase: MSTPFVAVLMGSDSDLPVMQATLNVLKSFEIQYEVKVTSAHRTPAATHQYVTDAESRGCAVFICAAGLAAHLAGAVAGITTHPVIGVPIDAGPLQGMDALLSTVQMPGGVPVASVAIGSAGAKNAGYLAAQMLAIGNPEMAAKVKAERQANAASIIAKDEALQAKLKAL; encoded by the coding sequence ATGTCTACACCATTTGTTGCAGTATTAATGGGCTCAGATTCAGATTTACCTGTCATGCAGGCGACACTGAATGTACTAAAATCATTTGAAATCCAGTACGAAGTAAAAGTCACTTCTGCTCACCGAACTCCAGCAGCTACACACCAGTATGTGACTGATGCTGAAAGCCGTGGCTGTGCTGTATTTATCTGTGCTGCAGGTCTAGCTGCACATTTAGCTGGTGCTGTTGCTGGTATCACTACACATCCTGTTATTGGCGTGCCAATTGATGCAGGTCCATTACAAGGTATGGATGCATTATTATCAACAGTGCAAATGCCTGGTGGTGTACCTGTTGCTTCTGTAGCAATCGGTAGTGCGGGTGCTAAAAATGCGGGTTATCTTGCTGCGCAAATGCTTGCAATTGGTAACCCTGAAATGGCGGCTAAAGTTAAAGCTGAGCGTCAAGCTAATGCTGCAAGCATTATTGCTAAAGACGAAGCATTACAAGCTAAATTAAAAGCACTATAG
- a CDS encoding gamma carbonic anhydrase family protein, with protein MSTSLRKYQGVSPQLANSAYVDKSAVLIGDITIDEDASIWPLVAARGDVNKIFIGARTNVQDGCVLHVTRKSPANPHGIPLILGNDVTVGHKALLHACTIGNRVLIGMGAIVLDGAIIEDDVMIGAGTLVPPRKTLASGYLYIGSPAKQARKLTDDEIAFLKLSADNYVLLKNEYIEDSQ; from the coding sequence ATGAGCACTTCACTTCGAAAATACCAAGGCGTATCTCCACAATTAGCGAATTCAGCTTATGTTGATAAGTCAGCCGTCCTCATCGGAGATATAACTATAGATGAAGATGCCAGTATATGGCCACTAGTAGCAGCACGTGGTGATGTAAATAAAATCTTCATTGGTGCGCGTACAAATGTTCAAGATGGTTGCGTATTACATGTAACTCGTAAAAGTCCAGCAAACCCGCATGGTATCCCGCTTATTTTAGGTAACGATGTGACTGTTGGCCATAAAGCACTGTTACATGCATGTACAATTGGTAATCGCGTATTAATAGGCATGGGGGCGATAGTGCTTGATGGCGCTATAATTGAAGATGACGTTATGATTGGTGCAGGAACTTTAGTTCCACCAAGAAAAACATTAGCAAGTGGTTATCTTTATATCGGCAGTCCAGCGAAACAGGCAAGAAAATTAACGGATGATGAGATCGCGTTCTTGAAACTATCCGCTGATAACTACGTACTGCTAAAAAATGAGTATATAGAAGATAGCCAGTAA
- the aroE gene encoding shikimate dehydrogenase — translation MDRYAVFGNPINHSKSPMIHGLFAEQTAQDLSYQAIEAPINDFNTAINEFFSQGGKGCNITVPFKEEAFSFAQQLTPRAQLAGAVNTLVLTDDGCVIGDNTDGFGLVHDLLQYTTLTNKRILLLGAGGAARGVIGPLLEQGILELVIANRTDAKAQKLATLFNDNGKITACSFAALTGKFDLIINSTSASLSGLVPAISPILVDKKTICYDMMYKADATAFNLWASEQGAELVIDGLGMLVGQAAESFKVWRGVTPSMSPVLEALRKMIK, via the coding sequence ATGGATCGTTATGCCGTATTTGGTAACCCAATAAACCACAGTAAATCACCAATGATCCATGGATTATTTGCCGAGCAGACTGCACAGGATCTTAGTTATCAAGCAATCGAAGCACCAATTAATGACTTTAACACTGCGATTAATGAGTTTTTTTCTCAGGGAGGGAAGGGTTGTAATATAACAGTCCCCTTTAAAGAAGAAGCCTTTTCGTTTGCTCAACAATTAACCCCACGGGCGCAACTAGCGGGAGCTGTGAATACTTTGGTGCTTACAGATGACGGCTGTGTTATAGGTGATAATACGGATGGGTTTGGTCTGGTGCATGACTTGTTGCAATATACGACGCTCACGAATAAACGGATATTATTATTAGGTGCAGGTGGTGCAGCGCGCGGTGTAATTGGTCCATTGCTAGAACAAGGCATACTGGAACTTGTTATTGCTAACCGGACAGATGCTAAAGCGCAAAAATTAGCCACATTATTTAATGATAATGGGAAGATAACAGCATGTAGTTTTGCTGCATTAACGGGAAAGTTTGATCTTATCATTAATTCTACGTCTGCAAGTTTATCGGGTTTAGTTCCTGCAATTTCACCAATATTAGTTGATAAAAAAACTATCTGTTATGACATGATGTATAAAGCCGACGCTACAGCATTCAACTTATGGGCCTCGGAACAAGGTGCTGAGTTGGTGATCGATGGACTTGGTATGCTGGTTGGACAGGCAGCTGAAAGCTTTAAAGTTTGGCGTGGGGTTACGCCATCTATGTCACCAGTACTTGAAGCATTAAGAAAAATGATTAAATAG
- a CDS encoding L-threonylcarbamoyladenylate synthase codes for MTINNRYITVNNSTAISNAVTALYNQQVIAYPTEAVFGLGCDPMSEKAVQRLLSIKQRPVEKGLILIAANLSQLNDYVDLTLLSTTQIDHINQTWPGPATWVMPAKSQVPKWLTGQFDSIAVRVSAHPTVQALCTAFGGPITSTSANLTGRTPCVTAAEVNRQLASLLGAVVDEPVGGLAQPTTITDALTGKVYR; via the coding sequence ATGACTATTAATAATAGATATATTACTGTGAATAATTCAACTGCCATTAGCAACGCGGTTACTGCGTTATACAATCAGCAAGTTATTGCTTATCCAACAGAAGCTGTTTTTGGCTTAGGTTGTGATCCAATGAGTGAAAAAGCGGTTCAACGCTTACTATCCATCAAACAACGCCCTGTTGAAAAAGGTTTGATCTTAATTGCAGCAAATTTATCGCAATTAAATGATTATGTTGATTTAACGCTATTGTCGACAACGCAAATAGATCATATTAATCAAACATGGCCTGGTCCCGCAACTTGGGTTATGCCCGCCAAATCTCAAGTACCTAAATGGTTAACAGGACAGTTCGATAGTATTGCAGTGCGTGTTTCAGCCCATCCTACTGTACAGGCATTATGCACTGCTTTTGGTGGTCCAATAACGTCTACAAGTGCTAACTTAACTGGCCGCACACCTTGCGTGACGGCTGCTGAAGTTAACCGTCAGTTAGCTTCTCTACTTGGTGCTGTTGTTGATGAACCCGTAGGTGGTCTGGCGCAGCCCACTACTATTACTGATGCGCTTACTGGTAAAGTCTATCGTTAA